In a genomic window of Sus scrofa isolate TJ Tabasco breed Duroc chromosome 4, Sscrofa11.1, whole genome shotgun sequence:
- the EFNA4 gene encoding ephrin-A4 isoform X1 gives MRLQPLLRTVLWAALLSSPLRGSSGLRHEVYWNSSNPRLLRGDAVVELGLKDYLDIFCPHYESPGPPEGPETFALYMVDWSGYEACQAEGPGAFKRWECSRPFAPFGPVRFSEKIQRFTPFSLGFEFLPGETYYYISVPTPESPGQCLRLQVSVCCKEDKPESAHPVGSPGESGTSGWQGGATPSPLCLLLLLLLPILRLLRVL, from the exons ATGCGGCTGCAGCCCCTGCTGCGGACTGTCCTCTGGGCCGCGCTCCTCAGCTCCCCTCTGAGAGGGAGCTCTGGTCTCCGCCACGAGGTCTATTGGAACTCCAGTAACCCCAG GCTGCTTCGAGGAGACGCCGTGGTGGAGCTGGGCCTCAAGGATTACCTAGACATCTTCTGCCCACACTATGAGAGCCCAGGGCCCCCTGAGGGCCCGGAGACCTTTGCCTTATACATGGTGGACTGGTCGGGCTATGAGGCCTGCCAGGCGGAGGGGCCAGGTGCCTTCAAGCGCTGGGAGTGCTCCCGCCCCTTTGCTCCCTTTGGCCCTGTGCGATTCTCAGAGAAGATTCAGCGCTTCACACCCTTCTCCCTGGGCTTCGAGTTCTTGCCTGGAGAGACCTACTACTACATCT CAGTGCCAACTCCGGAGAGTCCTGGCCAGTGCTTGAGGCTCCAGGTGTCTGTCTGCTGCAAGGAGGACA AGCCTGAGTCGGCCCATCCTGTTGGGAGCCCTGGAGAGAGTGGCACGTCAGGGTGGCAAGGGGGGGCCACTCCCAGCCCCCTCTGTCTcttgctcctgctgctgctcccaATTCTGCGTCTCCTAAGAGTTCTCTGA
- the EFNA4 gene encoding ephrin-A4 isoform X2 gives MRLQPLLRTVLWAALLSSPLRGSSGLRHEVYWNSSNPRLLRGDAVVELGLKDYLDIFCPHYESPGPPEGPETFALYMVDWSGYEACQAEGPGAFKRWECSRPFAPFGPVRFSEKIQRFTPFSLGFEFLPGETYYYILPTPESPGQCLRLQVSVCCKEDKPESAHPVGSPGESGTSGWQGGATPSPLCLLLLLLLPILRLLRVL, from the exons ATGCGGCTGCAGCCCCTGCTGCGGACTGTCCTCTGGGCCGCGCTCCTCAGCTCCCCTCTGAGAGGGAGCTCTGGTCTCCGCCACGAGGTCTATTGGAACTCCAGTAACCCCAG GCTGCTTCGAGGAGACGCCGTGGTGGAGCTGGGCCTCAAGGATTACCTAGACATCTTCTGCCCACACTATGAGAGCCCAGGGCCCCCTGAGGGCCCGGAGACCTTTGCCTTATACATGGTGGACTGGTCGGGCTATGAGGCCTGCCAGGCGGAGGGGCCAGGTGCCTTCAAGCGCTGGGAGTGCTCCCGCCCCTTTGCTCCCTTTGGCCCTGTGCGATTCTCAGAGAAGATTCAGCGCTTCACACCCTTCTCCCTGGGCTTCGAGTTCTTGCCTGGAGAGACCTACTACTACATCT TGCCAACTCCGGAGAGTCCTGGCCAGTGCTTGAGGCTCCAGGTGTCTGTCTGCTGCAAGGAGGACA AGCCTGAGTCGGCCCATCCTGTTGGGAGCCCTGGAGAGAGTGGCACGTCAGGGTGGCAAGGGGGGGCCACTCCCAGCCCCCTCTGTCTcttgctcctgctgctgctcccaATTCTGCGTCTCCTAAGAGTTCTCTGA